ATTGAGAACAAATATGAAAATCAAATTATAAATTTAGTTAAGCAAAATAAAAGAGTAACTGCTTTTGAAATAGCAAATTTAATCTCACAAAATCTTAAAGATTATCCAACTATATCAAATTGTATTTGGGATTTAGTATGCAAAGAAAAGCTAAAAAGTGATTTACAATCAGCCAAGGTTACTATGAATTCATTTGTTGAGTTAGCTTATGAGTAATGTAATAAAATTTGAAATAAACTCAAAAATATTTTATAAAGATTTAGAGTATGTGGTTAAAAGTTATCCTTCTTTTGATGAAGTGTTGATAAAAAGAGATGTCACTCCCTTTTATGAAAAAATAGTAAAAGTAAAAGATTTAATAACTGAACCAAAAAATATAAAAGAAGATATTAAAACTTTAGTTGATTTAGAACAAAAAGATTTTGATAAAGCAACTGAAAGATATGAAATCATCAAAACCTTGTTAGATAAAAAAGACAAAACTACAAAAGATGTTTTAAAAGTTGCAAAAAAACATAAAAAAGGAATTGCTACTATTTATCGTTGGTTAAATACTTATGAACAGTATGGAAATATAAGTTCTTTATCTTCAAAAAGAGAGTTTTGTGGTGCAAAAGGTAAAAGTAGATTAAATGAATCAGTCGATACTGTAATAAATAGTGTAATTGAAGAATACTATTTAAATAAACAAAAATATCCTTTACAAATGATTTATGAAGAGATACTTTATAAGTGTAAGAATATGGAACTAAAAGCTCCCACAAAAAATACAGTAAGAAGCAGAATTAACAACTTACATCCAAAAATCATTGCAAAAAATAGGAAGGGATTAAAAGTTGATGAGACAAGAGGAATGCCAGGACATTTTCCTGAAGTAAAAATGCCTTTAGATATTATTCAAATTGATCATACAAAAGTTGATGTTATTTTGGTAGATGAGGAAACTAGAAAACCAATAGGAAGACCATTTATAACAGTTGCAATTGATGTTTTTAGCAGGATGATTTTTGGATTTTATATTTCTCTTGAAGCTCCAAGTTATTTTAGTGTTGGACAATGTTTGTTAAATGCCATCTTACCAAAAGATAATTTTATGAAAAAGAATGGAATTGAAGGTGAATGGGTGATTTATGGACTACCTAAAAAAGTCCATATGGACAATGGAAAAGATCTAAGGTCGGCTAGTTTACAAAACTTTTGTAAAGAATATAGAATCGAAGATATTTATCGCCCAGTTGCAAGACCTGCCTTTGGAGGAGCTATTGAAAGATTAATTGGTACTTGTATGAAAAAAGTTCATCTCTTACCAGGTACTACTTTTTCAAGTATTCTTGAAAAAAGTACTTATGATTCAGAAGGAAATGCAATTATGACTATAGATGAATTAGAAAAATGGTATTTAAACTTTGTAGTGAATATTTATCATAAAACAGAACATTCATCTTTAGGAATGAGTCCAGAAGAAAAGTTTTATCAAGGATTATATGGAGTAGGAGAAGATAAATCAATTCCATTTTTACCTGTTGTTCCAGCTGATACTTTAAAACTTAGAATGGCTTTATTACCTGCTATAAATAGAACAGTTCAGAAAAATGGAATAACAATTGACTATATCACTTATTTTAGTGAAACTCTTAGAAAATGGATAATTCCAACTCAATACAAAAAGCTAAAACCAGATTTAGAAAATAGTGTAGTTTGTAGACGAGACCCAAGAGATATCAGTAAACTTTATGTTTATGATGAAGATATAAAAGATTATATAACTGTTCCCTATGCAGATATACGAAGACCAAAAATGAATCTCTCAGAATTAAGAAGTGCAATAGCAGATGCAAGATCAAAAATAAAGGGAAGAGAATTAGAACCTCATGATATTTTTGAAGCTCATGAGAGATTACATTCTTATGTTGCTCAAGCAAAAAAAGAAAAAAAATCTATAAGAAGAAAAGATAGCTCTAAAAAACATCAAGAAAAAACTTTGCAAAATGATAAAGAAAGAATTGATTATAAAGAAAATCAACCTTTTTATGTTTCAAAAACTCCAAAAAATGAAGAAGATGATAATGATTATGAAATTTATCCAATAGGCTAATTTATGAATGATAGAAATTTAACGAAAGAAGCTTTTGAATATTTAAGTAAAAGTGATGAAGAAAGAATTATATATTGTAAAAAAGACCATTGGATAGGATATGGCTCAGCTGTAAAACTAATAGAAATTTTAGAAGATAAATTTTTAGACCCACCTCAAATGAGACATGAAGGATTACTAGTTTATGGTGATTCCAATAATGGTAAAACAGCAATTCTAAAAAGAATGTATGATTTACATAAAACAAAACTTGATTATGTCACAAAAGATGGTGAAGCAATTTATGAAATACCAATAATTTATTTCCAAGCACCAACAGTTCCTGATGAAAGTAGATTATATAGTCTTATTTTAGATGAGTTATGTGTACCTCAAAATAGGATTGAAAAAGTTGCCGTAAAAGCAAATCTTGCAAAACACTATTTAAATAAACTAGGCACAAGAATGATTTTAATTGATGAAATACATAGTTCATTAAGAGGAAATTTAAATAAACAAAGAACTTTTATAGATGATTTAAAACAGTTAAGTAATAGTTTATCTCTAACAATTGTTTTAGCAGGTACAAGAGAAGCATATTCAGCTTTATCAATAGGAAATGAAACAAGTACAAGATTTCCTGCACTTGAGCTTCCTAGATGGAATAATGATAAAAAATTTAGATCATTTGTGGCAACTTATGAGAGATGTTTACCTCTAAAAAAAGCTTCAAATATGGCTGAAAATCATGAACTCATTAATAAGTTATTTTATAATTCTGAAGGCTTAATTGGGAAAACTGTAAATTTATTAAAAAAGGCTTCTATAAAAGCAATTAAATCTAAAAGAGAATATATCACTGTTGATGATATAGAATATTTACCAAAGTTGTAATATGGCAAAGAAAAAAAGAAATAATGCTTGGGTTCAAGACTATTTCTTTTTAATAGTGCCACAACCTTTTAAAGATGAACTTTTAAGCTCTTGGCTTACAAGAGTTGCTATTGAACATAAGAGACAGCTTCCAATTTTTTTAACTCTTTTTGTAAAAAAAGAAGGAAATCAAATTTCAAGGATAGATATAGATTTTTTATATGATGAAAAATTATTTGAATCTTTATCAAATAAAAGTAACTTGACTAAAGAAGATATTTTTAAAATGTCCTTGCGAAGTGAAGAAGGATACCTATTTTCTTGCAATAATTGTTTATATCCACCTCTACAAATTAGAAAATTGACTGATAAAAGAACACATAATGGTTTGATGTATTGTCCAAAATGTTTAGTTGAAGATAAAATTCCATATTTTAGAAAAAAATGGAGATATGAATTTTATAATGCTTGCCCTAAACATAAAGTTTTTTTAACTGATAGATGTTGGAGATGTTATGAAAAAATTAATTTTTCAAAAATAAAACATTTTAAAGAAATTTGTATTTGTCATAAGTGTGAGAAAGATTTTAGAGAAAATCTTGTTATAAAAATAAATTCAAACTTTGAATATGGATTAAATGCAATTACTTGGTTTGAGAATGGTCTTAATGATGGCTATTTTATTATTGATGGTGAAAAAATAAATTCACTTTTTGTATTTGAAAGTTTTACCGCATTAAGAAGTTTAGTTGATAGAAAAAATGACTTAAATTTAAAAGATTTTCCATTAATTGAAGAGTATAAAACTATTTGTAAAAAACTTGAAAAATACAATTCAAAAAAAGCCTTATCTATTCAAAAAGAGTTTTTATTAACTTCTTTAGTTTTTTATCTTTTTGAAAAATTTCCAGATAATTTTCAAAAATTTATTGTTGAAAATAAATTAACACATAGAGATTTTATCCATGGGTTTAAAGATATACCTTTTTGGTATAAAAAAATGATTGATAAACTTATTCCAATAGAAAATAAAATAGGTAGAGAAATAAATGAAAATGAAGTTATTGGATCTATAAAATATTTAGAAAGTATTGGTGAACGAGTAAATATTATAAATGTTGCAGAAATTGTTGGTTGCCACCCTAGTATTCATAAAGAATTTAATAAAATTTATAAAAAACTAAATAAAATACTATAATTATTATTTAATTATATTAATAATCTAAGGAATTCATAGAATGATAGAAAGTCAAGAACATTTTTTAACAAATAAAAAACAACATACTGAAATTAAACATAAAATTTTTCATGATACATTTAGGTCCATATTAGGTATTTCTGCAAAGTTTTCCAAAAATAATAGCTTTACTTATCTTGATTTATATGCAGGACAAGGAAAATTTAATGATGATAGTTTTGGATCACCTATGCTTGCTTTAAATACAATATTAGAATCTGAAGTAATAAATTCTTTTCATCAATTGAAATGTTTTTTTTCAGAAATTGATAAAACTAGTTATTCTGAATTAGAAAAAAATATATCTTATTTAAAATCAAGTAAAAAATTAAATCCTAAAGTGTCAACACACTTACATAATGGAAATTGGCACGAAAAAAACGATGATATAGAGAATCTTTTAAAATTTTCAAAATGGGGATTTATTTTTGTTGATCCATTTTCAAATGAAGTTAATTTAAACAATTTAATTGAATTATTACAAAAATATGCAAAATTACAAGATTTTATGATTTTTATAAATTTTCAATCATTAAAAAGAATTATTGGAAGATATCCCGAACATGAAAATACAGCAAAATTTTTAGGAATTGAAAAAAAAGAATTGAAAAATTTATTACTATCAAATGATTTAATTAATGAATGTATTAGAACTAGGTTCTCAGCAATATCAAAAGATTACATTATAAATATCTCTATTCCAACAACTAGAGAAGGGAAAATAGTTGAAAAAGACAACTTTCAACTATTATTAGGAACTAATAGTATTGGGGTATCAGATGCCTTTCTAAATTCTTATTTTGAATCTTTAGAAGAGTATAAAGAGAATTTTATAACAAGCTTATTTGATAATATTGGTGATGATATTATCAAAATAATAAAACATAAAAAAACGATTTCTTTAAATAATATAATACAAGAATTATATACAAATACCAACTCTTGGAAATATGCAGAAAAAAACAATATACCTACATCTGATAATATACACCGTTCTATTAATGATTTACTTAAAAGTAAGCGAATTAAAATAGTAAATATTCCAGATGAATTTCTAATTAAAAAAAATAAAACTATTCATAAGAAAGCTTATTCAAGAAATAAATACATGAGAGAGATTATACTAGAATAAAAAGCTTATTTGCCTTTGCTTTGTCCATTTTATAATATCTTTATCTTGAATAGTAGTATATTTTCTTCTAATTTGACTATTATCTTTTGAAATAATTTTTATTTCACCTGATTCTATAGAATTTGCCAATGATTCTCTTATTATATCTCTTGTAACTGGAGTTTCATTTGCTATTAAATTGTTTAAAGCATTGAAATCTAAACATTCTCTTTCTTGTATTATCTTTGGTAATTCACAACTCAATAGCTGAATACTTTTTTGTTTAGATAAGTCATCAAAAGTATAATTAGAATGATTAAATAAATTATCT
The sequence above is drawn from the Arcobacter lacus genome and encodes:
- a CDS encoding Mu transposase C-terminal domain-containing protein, translating into MSNVIKFEINSKIFYKDLEYVVKSYPSFDEVLIKRDVTPFYEKIVKVKDLITEPKNIKEDIKTLVDLEQKDFDKATERYEIIKTLLDKKDKTTKDVLKVAKKHKKGIATIYRWLNTYEQYGNISSLSSKREFCGAKGKSRLNESVDTVINSVIEEYYLNKQKYPLQMIYEEILYKCKNMELKAPTKNTVRSRINNLHPKIIAKNRKGLKVDETRGMPGHFPEVKMPLDIIQIDHTKVDVILVDEETRKPIGRPFITVAIDVFSRMIFGFYISLEAPSYFSVGQCLLNAILPKDNFMKKNGIEGEWVIYGLPKKVHMDNGKDLRSASLQNFCKEYRIEDIYRPVARPAFGGAIERLIGTCMKKVHLLPGTTFSSILEKSTYDSEGNAIMTIDELEKWYLNFVVNIYHKTEHSSLGMSPEEKFYQGLYGVGEDKSIPFLPVVPADTLKLRMALLPAINRTVQKNGITIDYITYFSETLRKWIIPTQYKKLKPDLENSVVCRRDPRDISKLYVYDEDIKDYITVPYADIRRPKMNLSELRSAIADARSKIKGRELEPHDIFEAHERLHSYVAQAKKEKKSIRRKDSSKKHQEKTLQNDKERIDYKENQPFYVSKTPKNEEDDNDYEIYPIG
- a CDS encoding TniB family NTP-binding protein, translating into MNDRNLTKEAFEYLSKSDEERIIYCKKDHWIGYGSAVKLIEILEDKFLDPPQMRHEGLLVYGDSNNGKTAILKRMYDLHKTKLDYVTKDGEAIYEIPIIYFQAPTVPDESRLYSLILDELCVPQNRIEKVAVKANLAKHYLNKLGTRMILIDEIHSSLRGNLNKQRTFIDDLKQLSNSLSLTIVLAGTREAYSALSIGNETSTRFPALELPRWNNDKKFRSFVATYERCLPLKKASNMAENHELINKLFYNSEGLIGKTVNLLKKASIKAIKSKREYITVDDIEYLPKL
- a CDS encoding TniQ family protein yields the protein MAKKKRNNAWVQDYFFLIVPQPFKDELLSSWLTRVAIEHKRQLPIFLTLFVKKEGNQISRIDIDFLYDEKLFESLSNKSNLTKEDIFKMSLRSEEGYLFSCNNCLYPPLQIRKLTDKRTHNGLMYCPKCLVEDKIPYFRKKWRYEFYNACPKHKVFLTDRCWRCYEKINFSKIKHFKEICICHKCEKDFRENLVIKINSNFEYGLNAITWFENGLNDGYFIIDGEKINSLFVFESFTALRSLVDRKNDLNLKDFPLIEEYKTICKKLEKYNSKKALSIQKEFLLTSLVFYLFEKFPDNFQKFIVENKLTHRDFIHGFKDIPFWYKKMIDKLIPIENKIGREINENEVIGSIKYLESIGERVNIINVAEIVGCHPSIHKEFNKIYKKLNKIL
- the tcmP gene encoding three-Cys-motif partner protein TcmP: MIESQEHFLTNKKQHTEIKHKIFHDTFRSILGISAKFSKNNSFTYLDLYAGQGKFNDDSFGSPMLALNTILESEVINSFHQLKCFFSEIDKTSYSELEKNISYLKSSKKLNPKVSTHLHNGNWHEKNDDIENLLKFSKWGFIFVDPFSNEVNLNNLIELLQKYAKLQDFMIFINFQSLKRIIGRYPEHENTAKFLGIEKKELKNLLLSNDLINECIRTRFSAISKDYIINISIPTTREGKIVEKDNFQLLLGTNSIGVSDAFLNSYFESLEEYKENFITSLFDNIGDDIIKIIKHKKTISLNNIIQELYTNTNSWKYAEKNNIPTSDNIHRSINDLLKSKRIKIVNIPDEFLIKKNKTIHKKAYSRNKYMREIILE